From one Solanum lycopersicum chromosome 12, SLM_r2.1 genomic stretch:
- the LOC101264096 gene encoding meiotic nuclear division protein 1 homolog, protein MSKKRGLSLDEKREKMLQIFYDSQGFFLLKELEKSGPKKGVISQSVKDVIQSLVDDDLVFKDKIGTSVYFWSLPSCAGNQLRTVHRKLETDLQNNNKRHTELVEQCKALKKGREESDAREEALNELKAIEQKHKELKEELMQYADNDPATIEAMKKAIEVAHSAANRWTDNIFTLRQWCSNNFPQAKEQLDHLYNEVGITDDFDYLELPAMAPLAVTDGDL, encoded by the exons ATG TCGAAGAAAAGAGGTCTTTCCTTGGATGAGAAACGAGAGAAAATGCTACAGATCTTTTATGATTCACAAGGTTTCTTCCTT CTTAAGGAGCTTGAAAAGTCGGGCCCTAAGAAAGGTGTAATCAGCCAGTCAGTGAAAGATGTTATCCAATCTTTGGTTGATGATGATCTTGTGTTTAAAGACAAGATAGGGACTTCT GTATACTTTTGGAGTCTGCCTAGTTGTGCTGGGAACCAG CTAAGAACTGTCCATAGAAAGCTTGAGACTGATCTCCAGAACAATAATAAGCGGCACACTGAACTTGTTGAACAATGCAAGGCCTTGAAAAAGGGACGTGAAGAATCT GATGCACGAGAAGAGGCCTTGAATGAGCTGAAAGCTATTGAACAGAAACATAAGGAACTTAAG GAAGAGTTGATGCAGTATGCTGATAATGATCCTGCTACTATTGAAGCAATGA AGAAGGCGATTGAAGTTGCCCATTCAGCAGCTAATAGATGGACAG ATAACATATTCACATTGAGACAATGGTGTTCCAATAACTTTCCCCAAGCAAAAGAGCAACTTGATCACCTATACAATGAG GTCGGAATAACAGATGACTTCGACTACTTAGAGTTGCCAGCAATGGCTCCTCTTGCAGTTACTGATGGTGATCTTTAA
- the LOC101263789 gene encoding transcription factor MYB36-like, which produces MGRAPCCDKTKVKRGPWSPEEDNILKNYLEKNGTSGNWISLPQKAGLRRCGKSCRLRWLNYLRPDIKHGGFTEEEDNIILTLYRQIGSRWSVIAANLSGRTDNDVKNHWNTKLKKKHLAAQNNNLINIGYNFTNNINSSDLNHNYSRNYYGKLDYSNTFTSHMDPNVTNCDQFPLPTLMEIQGNDATIQEDGSLDSCQILQKCVTFEEISMCPTMFSKSTINTDRNYMNSSSGISSSSSSYYEDILENGFDFQENDVGGVDPNSSYYNNILEIDQLFKGFEN; this is translated from the exons ATGGGAAGAGCTCCTTGTTGTGACAAAACCAAAGTTAAAAGAGGACCATGGTCTCCTGAGGAAGATAATATTCTCAAAAATTATCTTGAGAAAAATGGCACTAGTGGCAATTGGATTTCTTTGCCTCAAAAAGcag gtttaagAAGATGTGGAAAAAGTTGCAGGCTAAGATGGCTTAATTATCTTAGGCCAGATATTAAACATGGAGGGTTCACTGAGGAAGAAGATAACATTATTTTAACTCTTTATAGACAAATTGGAAGCAG GTGGTCGGTGATAGCTGCAAATTTATCAGGAAGGACAGATAATGACGTGAAGAATCATTGGAATACCAAGTTGAAGAAAAAACATTTGGCAGcacaaaataataatcttaTAAACATAGGGTACAATTTCACCAATAATATTAATTCTAGTGATTTGAATCACAATTATTCAAGAAATTATTATGGGAAATTGGATTATTCTAACACATTCACAAGTCATATGGACCCAAATGTGACCAATTGTGATCAATTCCCTCTTCCAACCTTGATGGAAATTCAAGGAAATGATGCAACAATACAAGAAGATGGTTCTCTCGATTCGTGTCAAATTCTCCAGAAATGTGTTACTTTCGAAGAAATCAGCATGTGTCCGACAATGTTTTCGAAAAGTACGATTAACACAGATCGTAATTATATGAATTCGAGCTCTGgaatttcatcatcatcatcatcttacTATGAGGACATTCTTGAAAATGGCtttgattttcaagaaaatgatgTAGGAGGAGTTGATCCAAATTCTTCATATTACAATAATATTCTTGAAATTGATCAACTTTTCAAAGGATTTGAAAATTAG
- the LOC101263489 gene encoding zinc finger CCCH domain-containing protein 20 translates to MVKLHFLSPLYIQTDHHRLNFKSPPLFQLAMIGERSRRIPTVDVPPWSYSDDQTANMQFMLSPSTNSISTPNNFNFSNFIVEDDYPLFCNDAEDIDEFELENREIELPVDVYACDNFRMYEFKVRRCGRGRSHDWTECPYVHPGEKARRRDPRKFHYSGTACPEFRKGNCNRGDSCEYAHGVFECWLHPGRYRTQPCKDGGNCKRRVCFFAHSPEQLRVLGPGSGSSPGPGSDSPRRYVKGLHFVSSPESSSPPSESPPMSPMTANSFTSLSRSVGSNSVSEVMASLRQLQLNRLNSMPSSSWNVQMGSPVFGSPRRPVIRPGFCSLPATPSGDPTRPGNRCFDLWENEEEPVMERVESGRDLRVKMFERLSKENPLDDPENPNPNINSGSGLNPDVGWVSDLIQ, encoded by the coding sequence ATGGTTAAGCTCCACTTTTTATCACCCCTTTATATACAAACCGATCATCACCGCCTGAACTTCAAATCGCCACCACTTTTTCAACTAGCAATGATCGGAGAAAGAAGTCGCCGGATTCCGACGGTTGATGTTCCGCCGTGGTCGTACTCCGATGATCAAACGGCGAACATGCAGTTCATGTTAAGCCCTAGTACAAATTCCATTTCTACCCCTAATAATTTCAATTTCAGTAACTTTATTGTTGAAGATGATTATCCTCTGTTTTGTAACGATGCTGAAGATATCGATGAATTTGAGTTGGAAAATCGTGAAATTGAACTTCCTGTTGATGTTTACGCTTGCGATAATTTTAGGATGTATGAATTTAAAGTGAGGAGATGTGGACGTGGTAGGTCACACGATTGGACGGAATGTCCGTACGTTCATCCCGGTGAGAAAGCTCGCCGGAGAGATCCACGGAAGTTTCATTATTCCGGTACTGCATGCCCGGAATTTCGTAAAGGAAATTGTAACAGAGGTGATAGTTGTGAATACGCACACGGTGTATTTGAGTGTTGGTTACACCCAGGTCGCTATCGTACGCAGCCTTGTAAAGATGGTGGTAACTGTAAACGAAGAGTTTGTTTCTTCGCTCACTCGCCTGAGCAACTCAGAGTACTGGGACCGGGTTCGGGTTCGAGTCCGGGTCCGGGTTCAGATTCGCCTCGACGGTATGTTAAAGGTTTGCATTTTGTTTCATCGCCTGAATCGAGTTCGCCGCCGTCGGAGTCACCACCTATGTCTCCGATGACGGCGAACTCGTTTACCTCACTGAGTCGATCCGTCGGATCGAACTCGGTGAGTGAAGTAATGGCTTCACTGCGTCAGCTACAGTTAAACAGGTTGAATTCCATGCCTTCATCATCATGGAACGTACAAATGGGTTCACCTGTATTCGGGTCACCTAGACGACCCGTTATACGACCCGGATTTTGTAGCTTACCCGCAACTCCATCTGGAGATCCGACCCGACCCGGAAACCGATGTTTCGATTTAtgggaaaatgaagaagaaccTGTTATGGAGAGAGTTGAATCAGGAAGAGATTTAAGGGTGAAAATGTTTGAGAGGCTAAGCAAAGAGAACCCACTCGATGATCCGGAAAACCCAAACCCGAATATCAATTCGGGTTCGGGTTTAAATCCGGATGTCGGGTGGGTTTCGGATCTGATCCAGTAA